From a single Pseudobutyrivibrio xylanivorans genomic region:
- a CDS encoding YbaK/EbsC family protein, protein MINEKVKAFLDEKSLGDRLTEHTETIDTVEHAAQQIGCSEPEIAKTLSFVVDEKPVVVVMAGDGKVNSSKFKSYFHTKPHMIPRDQVQEITGFQPGGVCPFAVPEDIPIWLDVSMKRFEYVHPAGGNEYTSVKITPAELEKASGAEGWVDICKGWEDDV, encoded by the coding sequence ATGATTAATGAGAAGGTAAAAGCATTCCTAGATGAGAAGTCTCTGGGGGACAGGCTCACTGAGCATACAGAGACTATTGATACGGTGGAGCATGCTGCTCAGCAGATTGGTTGTAGCGAGCCAGAGATTGCGAAGACATTGTCATTTGTAGTGGATGAAAAGCCGGTTGTGGTTGTTATGGCTGGCGATGGCAAGGTGAACAGCTCAAAGTTTAAATCTTACTTTCATACCAAGCCTCATATGATTCCACGTGATCAGGTGCAGGAGATTACAGGCTTTCAGCCTGGTGGTGTTTGTCCTTTTGCTGTGCCTGAGGATATTCCAATCTGGCTGGATGTTTCTATGAAGCGATTCGAATATGTTCATCCTGCAGGAGGCAACGAGTATACATCCGTAAAGATTACTCCAGCAGAGCTTGAGAAAGCATCTGGAGCTGAAGGATGGGTAGATATTTGTAAAGGCTGGGAAGATGATGTATAG
- a CDS encoding zinc ribbon domain-containing protein, whose product MFFIMGITDGRKDFDFSQTVICDSCGKYGRYQVFTIYTVLSLFFIPTFKWNRRYYVQMSCCGTVYELDPEIGKRIAAGEELQIKPQDLTKVSQGRGFFKRCRNCGYETAEDFDYCPKCGLRF is encoded by the coding sequence ATGTTTTTTATAATGGGAATTACTGATGGTCGCAAAGACTTTGATTTTAGTCAGACCGTAATATGCGATAGCTGTGGAAAGTATGGAAGATATCAGGTCTTCACGATATATACAGTCTTATCGCTTTTCTTTATTCCTACATTCAAATGGAATAGAAGATATTATGTTCAGATGAGTTGTTGTGGTACAGTCTATGAACTTGATCCGGAGATAGGAAAGCGAATAGCCGCAGGAGAAGAGCTTCAAATAAAACCACAGGATCTAACCAAGGTGAGCCAGGGCAGAGGTTTCTTTAAGCGTTGTAGAAATTGTGGCTATGAGACAGCTGAAGATTTTGATTATTGCCCAAAGTGTGGGTTGAGGTTTTAG